Proteins encoded by one window of Mesorhizobium sp. INR15:
- a CDS encoding DUF3329 domain-containing protein gives MKDYEHPFFRPLWRRVAVVAVCLIWSAIEFATGTPFWGVLALGFAGYGVWQFFYLYKPADENKASAEADPKE, from the coding sequence ATGAAAGACTATGAGCACCCGTTCTTCCGGCCGCTGTGGCGGCGCGTCGCCGTCGTCGCTGTCTGCCTGATCTGGTCGGCGATCGAGTTCGCCACCGGCACACCATTCTGGGGCGTGCTTGCGCTCGGTTTCGCCGGCTATGGCGTCTGGCAATTCTTCTATCTCTACAAGCCGGCCGATGAGAACAAGGCATCGGCAGAAGCCGACCCCAAGGAATAA